From a single Parambassis ranga chromosome 2, fParRan2.1, whole genome shotgun sequence genomic region:
- the txndc16 gene encoding thioredoxin domain-containing protein 16 isoform X2, with protein MMWICVAILLLCVRAGGCSEKVNMSNLIQYTAADFYEKLHSGKLMFIYFEQQVSPTISLFLVELEKSAETLQDYSVLVGKVNCNKELVHTYCTDERALHTAFLFRGGKEFLNFDLDTVFDVNSIVSEVLFAILRDEVKYVHTDADLLAMEKAARRKKDMVLGYVRSLGTQEHRSMMETAYVYGSKYQFILITGGPVLKHLGVNESSHSSSVWFLHCRVHSGFMTSERCPFTRMRKPLSTLSLHSFLQLMEAPLVSEVYNDPSSIQPPQFPYQQTPQVFLFSSPATKHLDLGTATTLAWRLRGLALLLLVHRSPAVKTPDEYNAAYRLPEKSSEVKYLTLHSLDEVLELFTHQEKEEEDEGEDEGLEDEEDDSDFGKLDDEIAASVFENRGNLLDMDSVTQLTSENFHVAVAESSLTVALFYLKWDAVSMAFLRSFIEVAERLADHEVDDVQMSVVDCGEWTDLCASQPGGTVQFQPITAFPTVLLVRRQEAAKHYRGMLSSEELYHFIMMSRTASPVLLSTQEEVTSFLQEVPDRVLGVFETHKQTGLQVFTEAAESLRGEVLTGLLTDVLAEKWASDLTVDLPAVLVFPSWRTHTLPSTLPVPSTAEELLTHINAVLLHPMPELTVENLPSFISLGKALLILFVGEEEDDIGRRQNQALVEEMRVVVERGGRRMEQYLACWIHLGHTPAGMSVLGSYLGSMPPLPALVLTHLPSGSEIYQYPTNSPVVASSVLQWLQKVEDGAETPAGMLGEDSWPPAVEFYDFLKLMDMQDSIKKHISEEEEEDEEEEETKDHNPENNFNAHSEL; from the exons ATGATGTGGATTTGTGTGGCtattttgctgctgtgtgtgagggcCGGAGGATGCTCAGAAAAGGTCAATATGTCAAATCTAATCCAATACACAGCTGCAGATTTCTATGAAAAACTCCACTCTGGGAAGTTGATGTTCATCTATTTTGAGCAACAAG TCTCTCCAACCATCTCTCTGTTCTTGGTGGAGTTGGAGAAGTCTGctgaaacactgcaggattaCAGTGTACTTGTTGGAAAG GTCAACTGTAATAAAGAGCTGGTTCACACATACTGCACAGATGAAAGGGCGCTGCACACAGCTTTCTTGTTCAG AGGTGGCAAGGAGTTCTTGAATTTTGACTTGGACACTGTCTTTGACGTCAACTCGATCGTCTCTGAAGTCCTGTT CGCCATCCTGCGAGATGAGGTCAAGTACGTGCACACAGATGCTGACCTGCTGGCCATGGAAAAGGCAGCCAGAAGGAAGAAAGATATGGTGCTGGGTTATGTGCGCAGTCTGGGAACACAAG AGCACAGATCAATGATGGAGACAGCGTATGTGTATGGATCCAAATATCAGTTCATCCTCATCACAGGAGGCCCAGTGTTGAAGCACCTAGG TGTAAATGAATCGTCTCACTCGTCCAGCGTGTGGTTCCTCCACTGCAGAGTTCACAGTGGCTTCATGACCTCTGAGCGCTGCCCTTTTACCCGCATGAGGAAACCTCTGTCCACCCttagcctccactccttcctgcAGCTCATGGAGGCTCCTCTAGTG TCTGAGGTGTACAACGACCCCTCCTCCATCCAGCCCCCTCAGTTCCCATACCAGCAGACCCCCCAggtcttcctcttctcttcccctgCAACCAAGCACCTGGACCTGGGCACAGCCACCACTTTGGCATGGAGGCTGCGTGGCCTcgccctgctgctgcttgtaCACAG GAGTCCTGCTGTGAAAACCCCAGATGAATATAATGCTGCTTACAGGCTGCCTGAGAAG AGCTCTGAAGTGAAGTATTTGACCTTACACAGCCTCGATGAGGTGTTGGAGCTCTTCACGCatcaggagaaagaggaggaggatgaaggggaAGATGAGGGGctggaagatgaggaggatgattCAGATTTTG GGAAGCTGGATGACGAAATTGCGGCATCGGTCTTTGAGAACCGGGGCAACCTGCTTGACATGGACTCGGTCACACAACTAACCTCTGAGAACTTCCATGTTGCAGTAGCAGAGAGCAGCCTGACAGTGGCACTCTTCTACCTCAAAT GGGATGCTGTTTCAATGGCTTTCCTCAGATCCTTCATTGAAGTTGCAGAAAGACTGGCAG ATCATGAAGTGGACGACGTTCAGATGAGTGTAGTTGACTGTGGAGAATGGACTGACCTATGTGCCTCTCAGCCAGGCGGCACTGTCCAgtttcagccaatcacagccttCCCTACTGTTTTGCTTGTCCGTCGTCAGGAGGCAGCCAAGCACTACAGAGGCATGCTGTCTAGTGAGGAGCTATATCACTTTATTATGAT GAGTCGCACAGCTTCTCCTGTGCTACTGTCCACGcaggaggaagtgacatcattCCTTCAGGAGGTGCCTGACAGAGTGCTGGGAGTGtttgagacacacaaacaaacag GTTTGCAGGTGTTTACTGAAGCAGCAGAGTCCCTGAGAGGAGAAGTGCTGACTGGACTGCTGACAGATGTGCTGGCAGAGAAATG GGCTTCAGACCTGACTGTGGACCTTCCTGCTGTGTTAGTGTTTCCATcttggaggacacacactctTCCCTCCACCCTGCCTGTGCCCTCCACTGCTGAAGAGTTGCTCACACACATCAACGCTGTGCTGCTCCACCCTATG CCGGAGCTGACTGTGGAAAACCTGCCGTCCTTCATCTCACTGGGTAAAGCCCTCCTTATCCTCTTtgtgggagaagaagaggacgaCATCGGGCGGAGGCAGAACCAGGCATTGGTGGAGGAGATGAGGGTGGTGGTAGAGCGGGGAGGGCGGAGGATGGAGCAATATCTGGCCTGCTGGATCCACCT tggtcACACTCCGGCCGGTATGTCCGTCCTGGGGTCATATCTGGGCTCCATGCCCCCCCTTCCTGCACTGGTCCTCACACATTTGCCCTCTGGAAGTGAAATCTACCAGTACCCCACCAACAGCCCTGTAGTGGCCTCTTCTGTGCTGCAGTGGCTGCAGAAGGTGGAGGACGGGGCAGAGACACCAGCAG GGATGCTGGGCGAGGATAGCTGGCCTCCTGCTGTCGAGTTCTACGACTTCCTGAAACTCATGGACATGCAGGACTCCATCAAGAAGCACAtttctgaagaagaagaagaagacgaggaggaggaggag ACAAAAGATCACAACCCAGAAAATAATTTTAATGCTCACTCTGAACTATGA
- the gpr137c gene encoding integral membrane protein GPR137C, translating to MFSAGEEADSRLFTSLKEPSGAAISPTLELSLTTIYTVLYSFLFVFVYLQLWLILHYGHKRFSYQSVFLFLCLLWAALRTTLFSFYFKNVVQANQLQPLAYWLLYCCPVCLQFFTLCLLNLYFTQVMFKAKAKYSPELTKYKVPLRLFFLCLSIFFLVVNLTCALLVQGALERSESPSEGGIRHAVLARVLINDSLFVLCAISLAVCIFKIAKMSSANVYLESKGTSVCQATAIGAVVILLYTSRACYNLVVVALSPQDRPSPFNYGWYSVSDQADVQEISGEAYIVFGIILFFWELLPTSLVVVFFRVQRPNQNLTPGGMINSRSFSSRAYFFDNPRRYDSDDDLSRSINSRADRASLLSTTPQLATSSWYGSIQRNGTLAAGLASAQEPPSSTAPLLFAYGNIQNHSHHHHNYYSTPQNTNYHHHLHSNYYSTPQNYYCGSQTYFCTPQN from the exons ATGTTTTCGGCAGGAGAGGAGGCTGATTCCCGTTTGTTTACCTCGCTGAAGGAGCCCTCCGGAGCTGCAATCTCCCCAACACTGGAGCTCAGTCTAACTACCATCTACACCGTCCTCTActccttcctgtttgtcttcGTCTACCTGCAGCTATGGCTCATTTTGCACTACGGACACAAGCGTTTCAGCTACCAGAGTGTGTTCCTATTCCTGTGTTTGCTGTGGGCAGCGCTGCGGACCACCCTCTTCTCTTTCTACTTTAAAAATGTCGTGCAGGCCAACCAGCTGCAGCCTTTGGCCTACTGGCTGCTCTACTGCTGCCCCGTCTGCCTGCAGTTCTTCACACTGTGTCTGCTCAACCTCTACTTCACACAG GTGATGTTTAAAGCTAAAGCCAAGTATTCACCAGAGCTCACCAAATACAA GGTTCCTCTGCGTTTgttcttcctgtgtctcagtatATTTTTCCTGGTGGTGAATTTAACGTGTGCCTTGTTAGTGCAAGGAGCTCTGGAGCGCTCTGAATCACCGAG TGAGGGGGGGATCAGGCACGCGGTCCTGGCCCGGGTCCTCATCAACGACAGCCTGTTTGTTCTGTGTGCCATTTCATTGGCCGTCTGCATATTCAAGATCGCCAAGATGTCGTCTGCCAACGTTTATCTCGAGTCCAAG GGTACATCAGTGTGTCAGGCGACAGCCATCGGAGCCGTGGTGATTCTGCTCTACACATCCAGAGCCTGCTACaacctggtggtggtggccCTGTCACCACAGGACAGACCCAGTCCCTTTAATTATGGCTGGTACAGCGTTTCTGATCAG GCAGACGTGCAGGAGATCAGCGGTGAAGCCTACattgtgtttgggatcattctGTTCTTCTGGGAGCTGCTGCCCACCAGTTTAGTTGTGGTTTTCTTCAGAGTCCAGAGGCCCAACCAAAACCTG ACTCCAGGCGGCATGATCAACAGCCGCAGCTTTAGCTCCAGAGCTTACTTCTTTGACAACCCGAGGCGCTACGACAGTGATGACGACCTGTCTAGGAGCATTAACAGCAGGGCTGATCGGGCCAG cctcctctccaccacacCTCAGCTGGCAACGTCCAGCTGGTACGGCTCCATCCAGCGTAATGGGACTTTGGCGGCAGGGCTGGCGTCTGCCCAGGAGCCACCATCTTCCACGGCCCCCCTTCTCTTCGCCTATGGGAACATCCAGAACCACAGTCACCACCATCACAACTATTATTCCACCCCACAGAACACCAACTACCATCACCATCTTCACAGTAACTACTACTCCACCCCACAGAACTATTACTGTGGATCGCAGACGTATTTCTGTACACCACAGAATTAA
- the txndc16 gene encoding thioredoxin domain-containing protein 16 isoform X1 → MMWICVAILLLCVRAGGCSEKVNMSNLIQYTAADFYEKLHSGKLMFIYFEQQVSPTISLFLVELEKSAETLQDYSVLVGKVNCNKELVHTYCTDERALHTAFLFRGGKEFLNFDLDTVFDVNSIVSEVLFAILRDEVKYVHTDADLLAMEKAARRKKDMVLGYVRSLGTQEHRSMMETAYVYGSKYQFILITGGPVLKHLGVNESSHSSSVWFLHCRVHSGFMTSERCPFTRMRKPLSTLSLHSFLQLMEAPLVSEVYNDPSSIQPPQFPYQQTPQVFLFSSPATKHLDLGTATTLAWRLRGLALLLLVHRSPAVKTPDEYNAAYRLPEKSSEVKYLTLHSLDEVLELFTHQEKEEEDEGEDEGLEDEEDDSDFGKLDDEIAASVFENRGNLLDMDSVTQLTSENFHVAVAESSLTVALFYLKWDAVSMAFLRSFIEVAERLADHEVDDVQMSVVDCGEWTDLCASQPGGTVQFQPITAFPTVLLVRRQEAAKHYRGMLSSEELYHFIMMSRTASPVLLSTQEEVTSFLQEVPDRVLGVFETHKQTGLQVFTEAAESLRGEVLTGLLTDVLAEKWASDLTVDLPAVLVFPSWRTHTLPSTLPVPSTAEELLTHINAVLLHPMPELTVENLPSFISLGKALLILFVGEEEDDIGRRQNQALVEEMRVVVERGGRRMEQYLACWIHLGHTPAGMSVLGSYLGSMPPLPALVLTHLPSGSEIYQYPTNSPVVASSVLQWLQKVEDGAETPAGMLGEDSWPPAVEFYDFLKLMDMQDSIKKHISEEEEEDEEEEEVAVEEHLVVEETKDHNPENNFNAHSEL, encoded by the exons ATGATGTGGATTTGTGTGGCtattttgctgctgtgtgtgagggcCGGAGGATGCTCAGAAAAGGTCAATATGTCAAATCTAATCCAATACACAGCTGCAGATTTCTATGAAAAACTCCACTCTGGGAAGTTGATGTTCATCTATTTTGAGCAACAAG TCTCTCCAACCATCTCTCTGTTCTTGGTGGAGTTGGAGAAGTCTGctgaaacactgcaggattaCAGTGTACTTGTTGGAAAG GTCAACTGTAATAAAGAGCTGGTTCACACATACTGCACAGATGAAAGGGCGCTGCACACAGCTTTCTTGTTCAG AGGTGGCAAGGAGTTCTTGAATTTTGACTTGGACACTGTCTTTGACGTCAACTCGATCGTCTCTGAAGTCCTGTT CGCCATCCTGCGAGATGAGGTCAAGTACGTGCACACAGATGCTGACCTGCTGGCCATGGAAAAGGCAGCCAGAAGGAAGAAAGATATGGTGCTGGGTTATGTGCGCAGTCTGGGAACACAAG AGCACAGATCAATGATGGAGACAGCGTATGTGTATGGATCCAAATATCAGTTCATCCTCATCACAGGAGGCCCAGTGTTGAAGCACCTAGG TGTAAATGAATCGTCTCACTCGTCCAGCGTGTGGTTCCTCCACTGCAGAGTTCACAGTGGCTTCATGACCTCTGAGCGCTGCCCTTTTACCCGCATGAGGAAACCTCTGTCCACCCttagcctccactccttcctgcAGCTCATGGAGGCTCCTCTAGTG TCTGAGGTGTACAACGACCCCTCCTCCATCCAGCCCCCTCAGTTCCCATACCAGCAGACCCCCCAggtcttcctcttctcttcccctgCAACCAAGCACCTGGACCTGGGCACAGCCACCACTTTGGCATGGAGGCTGCGTGGCCTcgccctgctgctgcttgtaCACAG GAGTCCTGCTGTGAAAACCCCAGATGAATATAATGCTGCTTACAGGCTGCCTGAGAAG AGCTCTGAAGTGAAGTATTTGACCTTACACAGCCTCGATGAGGTGTTGGAGCTCTTCACGCatcaggagaaagaggaggaggatgaaggggaAGATGAGGGGctggaagatgaggaggatgattCAGATTTTG GGAAGCTGGATGACGAAATTGCGGCATCGGTCTTTGAGAACCGGGGCAACCTGCTTGACATGGACTCGGTCACACAACTAACCTCTGAGAACTTCCATGTTGCAGTAGCAGAGAGCAGCCTGACAGTGGCACTCTTCTACCTCAAAT GGGATGCTGTTTCAATGGCTTTCCTCAGATCCTTCATTGAAGTTGCAGAAAGACTGGCAG ATCATGAAGTGGACGACGTTCAGATGAGTGTAGTTGACTGTGGAGAATGGACTGACCTATGTGCCTCTCAGCCAGGCGGCACTGTCCAgtttcagccaatcacagccttCCCTACTGTTTTGCTTGTCCGTCGTCAGGAGGCAGCCAAGCACTACAGAGGCATGCTGTCTAGTGAGGAGCTATATCACTTTATTATGAT GAGTCGCACAGCTTCTCCTGTGCTACTGTCCACGcaggaggaagtgacatcattCCTTCAGGAGGTGCCTGACAGAGTGCTGGGAGTGtttgagacacacaaacaaacag GTTTGCAGGTGTTTACTGAAGCAGCAGAGTCCCTGAGAGGAGAAGTGCTGACTGGACTGCTGACAGATGTGCTGGCAGAGAAATG GGCTTCAGACCTGACTGTGGACCTTCCTGCTGTGTTAGTGTTTCCATcttggaggacacacactctTCCCTCCACCCTGCCTGTGCCCTCCACTGCTGAAGAGTTGCTCACACACATCAACGCTGTGCTGCTCCACCCTATG CCGGAGCTGACTGTGGAAAACCTGCCGTCCTTCATCTCACTGGGTAAAGCCCTCCTTATCCTCTTtgtgggagaagaagaggacgaCATCGGGCGGAGGCAGAACCAGGCATTGGTGGAGGAGATGAGGGTGGTGGTAGAGCGGGGAGGGCGGAGGATGGAGCAATATCTGGCCTGCTGGATCCACCT tggtcACACTCCGGCCGGTATGTCCGTCCTGGGGTCATATCTGGGCTCCATGCCCCCCCTTCCTGCACTGGTCCTCACACATTTGCCCTCTGGAAGTGAAATCTACCAGTACCCCACCAACAGCCCTGTAGTGGCCTCTTCTGTGCTGCAGTGGCTGCAGAAGGTGGAGGACGGGGCAGAGACACCAGCAG GGATGCTGGGCGAGGATAGCTGGCCTCCTGCTGTCGAGTTCTACGACTTCCTGAAACTCATGGACATGCAGGACTCCATCAAGAAGCACAtttctgaagaagaagaagaagacgaggaggaggaggaggttgctGTTGAAGAACATTTGGTGGTGGAGGAGACAAAAGATCACAACCCAGAAAATAATTTTAATGCTCACTCTGAACTATGA